TAAAACATGAAATTAGAAATATTTATTCATTTGAAAACCCCTTAATAATCTGTTTAAGCAGTGTAGAAAATTTATTTAGTTCTGATATACCGTTCGAGTATGTTTTTGATTTTACAGCTTCAAATTTATTCTCTCAAAATTTAATCAAACATCAGATTGAAAAGCAAACAAGGGTTTGCAAAGCCTTTATTTCAAATTTTGGGAGTTTAGGTATCTTATTTTTTGAGGGAGTGGATAGAAATCCAAGAATTGATGATTTAAAAGTAGTCTTGTACTCAAAATGCCGAAATTTGCAATTCATTTCAGATTGGCTAAAGCTTGAAAACGATGAAAATCAATTAAACCTTAATGTAAAGGTAGGAATAGGCTGCAATTCAGAAACGATAGTTTTATCAGATGATATTATAAGTTTACATAGTTCAATATTCTCAGGTATAATAAAAACACATACACACAAAAAAGAAATAAGTAATGGGCAAATATTTTTAAATCAGATTTGTGAGTCTCCATTTTTTCATAACATTGCCCATTCAATTGAGGTACCTCCTTTAATTGTTATGAACGCAATAAATGATTCTTCATGGCAAATACGGATATTACCAGAAGTTTTAAAGTCAATGGAATTTGAGATGAATAATTGCAAACCATTAGAAACAGGGGGAGTATTAGTTGGTTGTGCCAATTTTAAAACAAAAACTATTCATGTAGTTGAATCAATTCATGCACCATGTGATAGTCAAAATAATCAAGTCTGTTTCATCAGAGGAATTGACGCTCTAAAAGATAATATTCAAGAAATTACCGACTTATCAGGCAATCAGTTGGGCTACATTGGCGAATGGCACTCACATCCAAATGGACCTGAACGATTAAGTGAAGTTGATTTGAAAGCAGTAAATGAATTCAAAAAAGAATTTGAACAATTACCTTCTCCATTACCTGTTTTTTTAATGGTCATTACACCAAATAATATATTACCATATGTTTATTAACATTTAATAATCACATCTATGTTTGATAATTATACTTTAAAAGCACGAGTATATCCTTTGCTAATTCTTTTTTTTCCAATATTTATTGTTGGAGTATCATATTCGTTCAAATTTGAGTCGTACATACAAGTATTTACTTCTATTGGGTTGGTAGGAGCATTATCTTATTTAATGTCTCAATTTGGTCGTGATTTAGGCAAGAAAAAAGAATCAAATTTATGGAAAGAATGGGGAGGAATGCCTTCAGTCCAACTATTAAGATTAAGCAATCAAGAAATTGATAAGCATACTAAGCAACGTTACCATTCAAAAATGCAAGCACTTATACCAGTACAAAATCCCCCAGATGCAGCTATGGAGACAAACAATCCTAATGAAGCAGATGAAATATACAGAGCATGGTGTAAGTACATAATAAATCACACACGTGATGAAACTAAATTCTCATTATTGCTTAAAGAAAATACAAGTTATGGGTTTCGAAGAAATTTATGGGGACTTAAATTTTATGGAATTATTCTAATTATTATTTTGCTGGCTACCAATTACCTTTTTTGGATTAAAGAGACTAATTCTTTTAACCCATTAGAGATGCCTGTAAATTTTCAGTATTGTTCATTATCATTAATTGTAATTTTAATTATCTGGCTTTTTGTTATTACTAAATCTTGGATTAAATTAGTTGCATTCGCTTATGCAGAGAGACTATGTGAGTCAATAGAAAGTATTTAAGATAACAAGTGACTATATTCAATTTCTATTTAGGTAAGTTGTTAAGTGACTTCAAGGTTAAATAAATTCAATTGGGTATATTTTCTTTAAAACCAGAACAATAAGTAGGGTATTAAATAAACTGAATTGTATTTTTTCTTTTTGTTCAGATACAATTTGGACGTTTATATACTAATATTAAAATAATAATTCGTATAGATTTAATACCACCTTAACCCTTATCCAATCGCCAAACGATTTGCAATCACTTTGTCGATTGGATAAAAGTTACTCTCTCCAAACTCACAAATCCCTGAGCCGACCCGCACAAAGGTACATTGCCAGCTTGCAGAAAAAGCAAACTGTCAAAGAACCTTTCTTCAATGCTTCAGCGGGAAGCGGTCTGCATTGCGTTTTCCCCACGCACATTTTTTCACACTGTGCATCGAAAATTACGAGAAATAGCCTGACAACCGCAAGCCTTCACTACGTCATTTGATTTTTTAGCTCTTCACAAAACCCAACGCACCATAAACCATCAAATGGGCTTGCAGTCTGGGAGCATTCGCCCTGTCATTCTATTCTCGTGTTGCAAACGGCGATTGCTCGTGCGAGTGCCGGGCTACTAAATTTTAATCATTTTTTACAATGAAAACTTCACAAACACCTCAAATTTATGTTGGTACTTACGCTAAATACAACAATGGCTCAATCTTTGGCGAATGGGTTGATTTAGAAATTTATGATACAAAAGATTCTTTCTTTGAATACTGCAAAGAGCTGCACAGCGATGAAGAAGACCCAGAATTCATGTTTCAAGATTACGAAAATATTCCGAAGAAGTTAATTTCTGAATGCTCAGTAAGCGATAAATTATTCGATTACGTTGAGGCCATCAAGGATATGGAAGATGAAACCATCGAGGCTTTGGGCTTATTCATTGGCGATAAAGACATCAATAATGATACAGATTTTGAAGAATTGATGCAAGAATTTAACGATGAGTATCAAGGCTATTACGATGGCTCAGAAGGAGCAGAATTAGAATTTACTTATCAATACATAGAAGAGCATGGCATTTTAAATGAAATACCACAACATCTACACAACTACTTTGATTATGAGGCTTATGCCCATGACTTATTTATTGAAGACTTTGTAGATTACGATGGCCATGTCTTCCGCAGAAGATAACAAAGAAAGGGGATTTCCCCTTTTTTGAAAAAGGCTCTGCTACATAAATTGAAATAAATAATTACTTTTGAAGTATCAACTCCAAAATATTATGTGTTACAACGCATCCTATCTCGAAAAAAAGAAATCTAAGCTGGCTGAGCGTTATAAAAATGCTTTACCGCCTAATTGGAAGTCAAACATTGAGGAGTTTGAAGTGCCAACTTACTATTTTGTGAGTGGCTTTGAACACCCAAAATTGCCCATCATCAAACATGATGGTATCTTTTTGTATGAGTGGGGCTTGATACCCAATTGGGCAAAAGATGCGAGTTTTCAGCACAATACACTCAATGCCATTGGCGAAACTGTTTTTGAAAAACCCACTTTCAAGTCTGCCATTGTTTCTCAACGTTGTATTTTGCCAGTTTCGGGCTTTTTTGAATGGCGACAACTAAACAATAAAAAGTATCCTTACTATATCAAAATCGAAGGTAAAGAAATATTTTCGTTGGCTTGTGTCTATGATACTTGGGTAGATAGAGGTACAGGTGAAGTGAAAAATACTTTTAGTATCCTTACAACTCCAGCCAACGAATTAATGGAGAAAATACATAATGTAAAGAAAAGAATGCCTTTGATTTTAAGTCAAAAAGATGAAAAGAAATGGCTCGATCCTCAATTACCTCGACAAGCCATTACCGATTTAATCAAAACTTACACGGAGACTGATTTAGTAGACATTCCAATCTCGATGGAAGCCAACAATGCCAATGCAAATCGAAACAAAGCCGTAATTTTGGAAAGAGTTGATTATCCCGAACTTCAATTATTTGATTAGTATCCTGTCCTTTATCTCCTCGATTCCTCTACTAATACCATTCAACGATATAAAAATATCTTCCAGCCCCATTGAATATTCATCAATATCTTTGGTAGAAATAAAACAGGTAAACTGCCAAATTTCCAAAACACGCTGTGGCTCTATCTGAATTGTAGGGTAATATTTATTATTTGAAATCAGATGCAAGGTACCATCTTCATTGATTTTATTTTTTACTTGCTTGTAAAGAATATCTTCATCCGTCAGTATAATGTATGATTTGTTATTTTTGATGTCTTCAAAACTCTCGATGTATTTGCCAACAATGTAAGATTCCGACTGAATCGGTAACATCGAATCTCCCCCTATCTGAAAACCTCGGTGGGTACCAACGCCCAAAAATGGTAAACTAATTTTCGGCAAAGCCTCAATAAATTGCGGGTCGGCATAACCTTTCCTATATCCAGCCGATGCCTTGATGGGTACGATTTCAATGCTCTCAACCTTAGAGTTTTCCTTGATAAGTATCGGAAACAACAGTCGATTACTACCCACTTGCATCAAACCTTTGAGGTCAATTTTGCTTAAATCGTACTTGATGAGTGCATCCAAAGCGATACTAAATATCGCCGAAACCTTCACGAGTGTTTCCATCGGGAAGTCTCTATCCCCACGTTCGTAGTAAGCATACGTATTACTTGGCAGATTCAATAAATCTGCGATTTGTTCCTGCGAAAGCCCCTTTTGTTGCCTTAAAAGTCGAACGTTTTGGCCGATAATTTTATAAATTGACATATACTAAGCATTTTGAGCAGACAATACTACGCATTTTGTCAATAACTTGCCAACAGAATCCTAAAAAATATTTTTCCTATGGAAAAAAACATTGTTCACTTTGACTTAGACACTTTTTATGTATCAGTCGAAAGACTGAAAAATCCTTTACTTTTAAACAAACCCGTGATTGTCGGCGGAATATCGGATAGAGGAGTCGTGGCTGCTTGCAGTTACGAAGCCCGAAAGTTTGGTATTCATTCGGCCATGTCATCGGTGATGGCCAAACGGCTTTGCCCAGATGCTATTTTCATCAAGGGCGATTATGAATCTTATACACAATATTCGGATATGGTTACGCAAATCATATCTGATAGAGTGCCTGTCCTTGAAAAAGCCTCGATTGATGAGTTTTATGTCGATTTAACGGGTATGGAAAAGTATTTCGGTTGTTTGAAATATTCAACCCAAATCAAAAATGAAATCTGTAAAGAAACGGGGCTGACCATTTCGTTTGGATTGGCAAGCAATAAAACCGTATCGAAGGTAGCCACCAACGAAGTAAAGCCGAACGGACAATGCCATATTTTGGCAGGAAACGAAAAGGCATTTTTGAGGCCACTTTCGGTTAGTAAATTGCCAATGGTGGGTTCGGTTACTGGTCAAACGCTCAGAAATATGGGCATTCAAAACATTGGTTCGTTGGCAGAAATGCCCCGAAAAATGCTCGAAAGTGTATTTGGTAAAAATGGCACCACCCTTTGGGAGAGAGCCAATGGTTTGGATAATACACCGATTGAGCCATACCATGATAAAAAGTCGATTTCAAAAGAAATTACTTTTGATAAGGACACCACCGATGTAAACAAACTCAAGGCAGTTTTGCTAAAAATGGTCGAAGAAATGACTTTTGAACTTCGGCAAAAACAGCAATGCACGGGTTGTGTTACGGTCAAGATTCGCTACTCTAATTTTGATACTCATACCAAGCAATTCAATATTCCGTACACCACCGACGACCAAACGATTATTGATAAAGTAACCGAGCTTTTTGAAAAACTCTACGACAAACGACTTTTGATACGATTAGTAGGAGTAAGATTCAGCAAATTGGTACAGGGTTTTAGCCAAATCAATTTGTTTGATAACACCGCCGAAATGGCTGGTTTGTACCAAGCAATGGATAGAGTCCGAATCAAATACGGCAGTCGGCTCATTGGTCGGGCATTTGGAATGGTACTTTATTCAAACCGAAAGCCAAGATTTATCCGCAAAAGCAATTATCAGTCAAACAAAACCCCTATTTATCGTTGATGTACTTGAATTGTCATTCTTATTTTAGTCTTCGTTACGGTACAATTCCCATCCAAGACCTTGTAAATAAGGCCGTTGAGTTGGGTATTGGTTGCTTGGCATTGACCGATATTAATACTACTTCAGGCATTTTTGATTTTGTAAAAGCGTGTAATTCAGCTAACATTCGCCCGATAGTGGGAGTGGAGTTTAGAAATGGTGATGAATTGAAATATATCTGTTTGGCAAAAAACAATGAGGGTTTCCGAGAAATCAATTATTTCCTGACTGAATATCTATCTAAGAAAAAGGATTTTCCGAATAAAGCTCCTTCGTATCAAAATGCCTTCACGATTTATCCCCTTGATTTTCTGGAAACAAGTCCTGTTTTAGAAAATCACGAATTCATTGGCGTTCGTTTTTGGGAGATTCCAAAAACTTACCGTTTTCAGAACAAGCAGGGTTTTGAGAAAATCATCGCTATCCATACACTTACTTTTTTCAATAAAATCTACTTCAATTTGCATAGACTTTTACGAGCCATCGACCATAATACACTTTTAAGCAAATTACCAAAGTATTCCGAAGCGAATCCGTCCGAATGGCCGATTGAAGAAGCAAAACTCTATGAATATTTTCAGTATTTTTCCGAATGGATTGAAAAATCAAATGCCATCAGCGAACAATGTAGCTTTGATTTTGACTTCAAAACCCCTAAAAATAAGCGATTATTTACCAATAGTAAGACAGATGATATAGAGTTACTCAGAAAACTAACTGCCGATGGAATGATTTATCGGTACGGTAAAAACAACAAAGCCGCCCAAGAAAGGATTGAAAAAGAACTGGGCATTATTTATGAATTAGACTTTTGTTCCTATTTCTTGATTACTTGGGACATCATTCGTTATGCACGCTCAAGGGGGTATTTTCACGTTGGACGTGGTTCGGGAGCAAACTCAATCGTGGCCTATTGTATTGGTATAACCGATGTAAATCCAATTGAATTGGACTTGTATTTTGAACGTTTCATCAATCCGTTCCGCACCTCTCCACCTGATTTTGACATCGATTTTAGTTGGGACGAAAGAGACGAAATCATCGACTATGTTTTCAAGAGATATGGAAAGGAGTACGTTTGTTTACTGGCCACCTACAATACTTTTCAAGACCGTTCGGCAGTTCGGGAGCTGGCCAAAGTCTTTGGTTTGCCCAAATCAGAGATTGATGAAATGATTAAATATCCCGAAAAGGCAAGTCAGAATGAATACACCAAGTACATTTTACAATATGCTCCACTTTTAGAAGATTTCCCAAACAGTTTGTCGATACATGCTGGAGGCATTTTGATTTCGGAAGAACCCTTATCCAATTATTCGGCCTTACAACCGATGCCCAAAGGATTTCCGATTTGTCAATTTGATATGTACGTGGCCGAAGATATTGGTTTTGCCAAGTTTGATGTCCTTTCTCAACGTGGACTCGGCCACATCAAAACGGCGGTTGATATTGTGAAGGAAAATCGAGGGGTTGATATTGATATTCATGCCATTCAGAAATTTAAGGATGATGAAAATATCAGAAGGCAACTGCAAAACCACGAAACAATGGGATGTTTTTATGTGGAATCACCCGCCATGCGTTCGCTGATTTGGAAACTTCGCTGCGATAATTACATTACTTTGGTAGCTGCCAGCTCGATTATTCGTCCAGGTGTTTCTTCAAGTGGGATGATGAAAGAATACATAGTCCGTTATCATAACCCACACCAAGTGAGTTATTTACACCCGAAAATGCAGGAATTATTATCAGACACTTTTGGCGTAATGGTGTATCAGGAAGATGTTTTGAAGGTGGCTCATGGCTTTGCAAATCTTACTCTGGCTGAAGCGGATATTTTGAGAAGAGCCATGTCAGGGAAGTTTCGGTCAAGAATTGAGTTTCAACGAATAACCGATAAATGGTTTAATAACTGCAAAGAATTGGGTTACTCAGAAGAACTGGCCAAAGAAGTTTGGCGTCAGATTGAAAGTTTTTCTGGGTATAGTTTCAGCAAAGCACATTCTGCTAGTTTTGCTGTTGAAAGCTACCAAAGTTTGTATTTGAAAACCTATTTTCCTTTGGAATTTATGGTGGCAGTTATCAATAATTTTGGTGGATTTTACTCAACGGAATTTTACATACACGAAGCGAGAAGATATGGAGCAATTATTGAAGCCCCCGAAATCAATGAAAGCGATTATCTTACAAGAATTGAAGGAAATATTATTTGGCTGGGCTGGATACATATTAAATCGCTTGAAAATAAACTTATTGACAGTTTATTGCAAGAAAGGCATTTAGGGAACTACACTTCCTTTTCAAATTTTGTCAGTAGAATAAGTATTGGTTTGGAACAACTCATTATACTTATTCGTGTTGGAGCATTTAGAAATTTTGGTATACCCAAAAAAGAATTGTTGTGGGAAGCTCACTTTAGATACAATAGCAGATTTCAGCCATGCCACTACAAACAAATGTTGTTTGGTTTGCCCGAACCACAAACTCATCATTTACCTGCACTGGCATATCATCCTCTAGAGGATGCTTATGACCAAATTGAATTAATGGGTTTTTCGATTTCAAGTCCTTTTGAATTGGTTGAAACAAAAAGTGAAGAATCAACCAATGCACAAAATCTAATTAGTCTAGTCGGTCGAAATATCAGAATTTATGGGTATTTGGTTACATGGAAACCAGTCCGAACCAAAAATCATAAATTGATGGGGTTCGGATATTTTTTAGATAAACAGGGTGAATTTTTCGACACCACTCATTTTCCACCATCACTCGAAAAATATCCATTTCGGGGACGAGGTGTATATTGCCTTAACGGTAAAGTGGTAGAAGAATTTGGCTTTCCATCATTAGAGGTTCATTCTATGCAAAAAGTTGATGTGAAGGCAGACCCAAGGAGCCATGATTCTAATTAGTTCGTATAATGTTTTTGAGGTGAAAATGTAGTTTGACACATTCAAACTCAAGATTGAAAAATAATTAGTCGAAATCTCTAATTTTTGGGTTTTACTTGAATCTCAAAGTGTCTTTTTAGGGGGACAATTACAAAAACTGTCAAACTATTTTAGCAGCATACGTTAAGTATAAATTTTCTTAATTTGACTTTCAATTAAATCTCCTAATTCATTTATGATTAATAAAAATCGTTCAACCTCAATAATTGTTAATTTGTATTTACGATTTAATAAATTTTCATATGAGGGGACTTTCTTTACAAAATCAGAATCAATAACTCCCATATTATGTTCAAATATGTGCCTGACTTGAAACATTTGTTTTAAAAATGCAAAATCAGAAATTTCATTCCTTAAATCTACTGAAAAACTATTTAGCATAACTTTTTCGAGTTCATCTATATTTTGGAATAAATTCCTAGGTTTTTCAGGAAATTTTTCTTTGATTTTTTTTCTTAGTTCTTTACCAAGTGCATCAAATGATGAAATAGCATTACCGAGAATAAATTTCAAATTTGTTGTTGTAATTTCATCATCATTTTTATATACACTAAATAGTTGAAATTGTTTGTTACAAACTTCTATTGATTTTTTGAAAATTGAAAACGCATTTAGATGTTCGCAATCTGGACATCTCGAAAACACCCCATAAATGGCAAACTCAAGTTTACAACTATCACATATTATATTTGTTTCAAGCTCTGATTCACTATAATATTTAATAGGAAAAAAAGGCTTATCTCTTGATGTTTTTACCTCAATTTTGATAAAACTGTTTTTTGTAGATTCCTCTAATTGCTCAAATGATTTTTTTAACTTTTCAAATGCTGGTTCTATAAACTGTTCGTATGCAATTTTAGTCGCAATACTTTTTGCAT
This Emticicia oligotrophica DSM 17448 DNA region includes the following protein-coding sequences:
- a CDS encoding antirestriction protein ArdA, which gives rise to MKTSQTPQIYVGTYAKYNNGSIFGEWVDLEIYDTKDSFFEYCKELHSDEEDPEFMFQDYENIPKKLISECSVSDKLFDYVEAIKDMEDETIEALGLFIGDKDINNDTDFEELMQEFNDEYQGYYDGSEGAELEFTYQYIEEHGILNEIPQHLHNYFDYEAYAHDLFIEDFVDYDGHVFRRR
- a CDS encoding SOS response-associated peptidase, producing MCYNASYLEKKKSKLAERYKNALPPNWKSNIEEFEVPTYYFVSGFEHPKLPIIKHDGIFLYEWGLIPNWAKDASFQHNTLNAIGETVFEKPTFKSAIVSQRCILPVSGFFEWRQLNNKKYPYYIKIEGKEIFSLACVYDTWVDRGTGEVKNTFSILTTPANELMEKIHNVKKRMPLILSQKDEKKWLDPQLPRQAITDLIKTYTETDLVDIPISMEANNANANRNKAVILERVDYPELQLFD
- a CDS encoding XRE family transcriptional regulator — protein: MSIYKIIGQNVRLLRQQKGLSQEQIADLLNLPSNTYAYYERGDRDFPMETLVKVSAIFSIALDALIKYDLSKIDLKGLMQVGSNRLLFPILIKENSKVESIEIVPIKASAGYRKGYADPQFIEALPKISLPFLGVGTHRGFQIGGDSMLPIQSESYIVGKYIESFEDIKNNKSYIILTDEDILYKQVKNKINEDGTLHLISNNKYYPTIQIEPQRVLEIWQFTCFISTKDIDEYSMGLEDIFISLNGISRGIEEIKDRILIK
- the dinB gene encoding DNA polymerase IV, translated to MEKNIVHFDLDTFYVSVERLKNPLLLNKPVIVGGISDRGVVAACSYEARKFGIHSAMSSVMAKRLCPDAIFIKGDYESYTQYSDMVTQIISDRVPVLEKASIDEFYVDLTGMEKYFGCLKYSTQIKNEICKETGLTISFGLASNKTVSKVATNEVKPNGQCHILAGNEKAFLRPLSVSKLPMVGSVTGQTLRNMGIQNIGSLAEMPRKMLESVFGKNGTTLWERANGLDNTPIEPYHDKKSISKEITFDKDTTDVNKLKAVLLKMVEEMTFELRQKQQCTGCVTVKIRYSNFDTHTKQFNIPYTTDDQTIIDKVTELFEKLYDKRLLIRLVGVRFSKLVQGFSQINLFDNTAEMAGLYQAMDRVRIKYGSRLIGRAFGMVLYSNRKPRFIRKSNYQSNKTPIYR
- a CDS encoding DNA polymerase III subunit alpha, with translation MYLNCHSYFSLRYGTIPIQDLVNKAVELGIGCLALTDINTTSGIFDFVKACNSANIRPIVGVEFRNGDELKYICLAKNNEGFREINYFLTEYLSKKKDFPNKAPSYQNAFTIYPLDFLETSPVLENHEFIGVRFWEIPKTYRFQNKQGFEKIIAIHTLTFFNKIYFNLHRLLRAIDHNTLLSKLPKYSEANPSEWPIEEAKLYEYFQYFSEWIEKSNAISEQCSFDFDFKTPKNKRLFTNSKTDDIELLRKLTADGMIYRYGKNNKAAQERIEKELGIIYELDFCSYFLITWDIIRYARSRGYFHVGRGSGANSIVAYCIGITDVNPIELDLYFERFINPFRTSPPDFDIDFSWDERDEIIDYVFKRYGKEYVCLLATYNTFQDRSAVRELAKVFGLPKSEIDEMIKYPEKASQNEYTKYILQYAPLLEDFPNSLSIHAGGILISEEPLSNYSALQPMPKGFPICQFDMYVAEDIGFAKFDVLSQRGLGHIKTAVDIVKENRGVDIDIHAIQKFKDDENIRRQLQNHETMGCFYVESPAMRSLIWKLRCDNYITLVAASSIIRPGVSSSGMMKEYIVRYHNPHQVSYLHPKMQELLSDTFGVMVYQEDVLKVAHGFANLTLAEADILRRAMSGKFRSRIEFQRITDKWFNNCKELGYSEELAKEVWRQIESFSGYSFSKAHSASFAVESYQSLYLKTYFPLEFMVAVINNFGGFYSTEFYIHEARRYGAIIEAPEINESDYLTRIEGNIIWLGWIHIKSLENKLIDSLLQERHLGNYTSFSNFVSRISIGLEQLIILIRVGAFRNFGIPKKELLWEAHFRYNSRFQPCHYKQMLFGLPEPQTHHLPALAYHPLEDAYDQIELMGFSISSPFELVETKSEESTNAQNLISLVGRNIRIYGYLVTWKPVRTKNHKLMGFGYFLDKQGEFFDTTHFPPSLEKYPFRGRGVYCLNGKVVEEFGFPSLEVHSMQKVDVKADPRSHDSN